Proteins co-encoded in one Streptococcus ruminicola genomic window:
- a CDS encoding metal-dependent transcriptional regulator, translated as MTPNKEDYLKCIHELGETKTKITNKRIAALMQVSAPAVTEMVKKMIAEGLIVKDKEVGYYLTRKGLLLVSQLYRKHRLIEVFLANHLHYNADEIHQEAEVLEHTVSTIFIDRLEEKLNYPEFCPHGGTIPKKGELLIEVHNQTLSQIEELGTYQISRTHDEAHLLNYLEEHGLAINDTVELVKVDDYAKTHTLAYQSRQLVIPERIAEQIYIQKVD; from the coding sequence ATGACACCAAACAAAGAAGATTATCTAAAATGTATCCATGAACTAGGAGAAACTAAAACTAAGATAACCAATAAACGAATTGCTGCCTTAATGCAAGTTTCAGCACCAGCTGTAACTGAAATGGTCAAAAAAATGATTGCTGAAGGGCTCATCGTTAAGGATAAAGAGGTTGGCTACTACCTGACTAGAAAAGGCTTATTATTAGTCTCACAACTCTATCGTAAGCACCGCCTCATCGAAGTCTTTTTGGCTAACCACCTTCATTACAATGCCGATGAAATCCACCAAGAAGCTGAAGTCCTTGAACACACGGTCTCAACAATCTTCATCGATCGCCTAGAAGAAAAACTCAATTATCCTGAATTTTGTCCTCACGGTGGGACAATTCCTAAAAAAGGCGAACTATTGATTGAAGTTCACAACCAAACACTAAGCCAGATTGAAGAACTTGGCACTTATCAAATCAGCCGTACTCACGACGAAGCTCATTTGTTAAACTACCTTGAAGAACACGGCTTAGCAATTAACGATACTGTTGAATTGGTTAAAGTTGATGACTATGCTAAGACACATACTCTTGCCTATCAATCACGACAACTCGTGATTCCTGAACGAATCGCTGAACAAATTTATATTCAAAAAGTTGACTAA
- a CDS encoding NUDIX hydrolase, producing MDFEEKTLKRTEIFDGHVIKVVVDDVELPNNLGQAKRELIFHRGAVAVLAVTDENKIILVKQYRKAIEKVSYEIPAGKLEIGENGSEKDAAARELEEETGYSGDLKQIHEFYTAIGFCNEKIKLYQATHLQKVPNPRPQDDDEVLEILELSYQECMDLVKSGAIEDAKTIIALQYYALHFGG from the coding sequence ATGGATTTTGAAGAAAAAACGCTCAAGCGAACAGAGATTTTTGATGGGCATGTGATTAAAGTTGTTGTCGATGATGTTGAGTTACCAAATAATCTAGGACAAGCTAAACGTGAATTGATTTTTCACCGCGGAGCAGTTGCTGTTTTAGCTGTAACTGATGAGAATAAAATTATTTTGGTTAAACAATATCGTAAGGCTATTGAAAAAGTTTCTTATGAAATCCCTGCTGGTAAGCTCGAAATTGGTGAAAACGGCTCTGAGAAAGATGCCGCTGCGCGTGAATTAGAAGAGGAAACAGGATACTCTGGCGATTTAAAACAAATTCATGAGTTTTACACTGCCATTGGTTTTTGCAATGAAAAAATTAAGCTTTATCAAGCAACTCATTTGCAAAAAGTGCCAAATCCACGACCACAAGATGATGATGAAGTTTTAGAAATTCTTGAATTAAGCTATCAAGAATGCATGGATTTGGTCAAATCTGGAGCAATCGAAGATGCTAAAACAATCATAGCCCTTCAATATTATGCTCTGCATTTTGGAGGATAA
- the frr gene encoding ribosome recycling factor → MANAIIEKAKERFEQSHSSLAREFASIRAGRANASLLDRIQVEYYGAMTPLNQLASITVPEARVLLISPFDKSSLKDIEHAINASDLGINPANDGSVIRLVIPALTEETRKALAKDVKKVGENAKVAIRNIRRDAMDEAKKQEKAKEITEDELKVLEKDIQKATDEAVKHIDTMTANKEKELLEV, encoded by the coding sequence ATGGCTAATGCTATTATCGAAAAAGCTAAAGAACGCTTTGAACAATCACACAGTTCATTAGCACGTGAATTTGCTTCAATTCGTGCAGGTCGTGCAAATGCATCACTTTTGGACCGCATTCAAGTAGAATACTATGGAGCAATGACACCACTTAACCAATTGGCTTCTATCACAGTTCCAGAAGCACGTGTTCTTTTGATTTCTCCATTTGATAAATCATCATTGAAAGATATCGAACACGCAATCAACGCTTCAGACCTTGGTATTAACCCTGCTAATGACGGTTCAGTAATCCGCTTGGTTATTCCTGCCCTTACAGAAGAAACTCGTAAAGCACTTGCTAAAGACGTTAAAAAAGTCGGTGAAAATGCTAAAGTTGCTATCCGTAACATTCGTCGTGATGCTATGGACGAAGCTAAAAAACAAGAAAAAGCTAAAGAAATCACTGAAGACGAATTGAAAGTTCTTGAAAAAGACATTCAAAAAGCAACTGATGAAGCTGTTAAACATATCGACACTATGACAGCAAACAAAGAAAAAGAATTGCTTGAAGTCTAA
- the macP gene encoding cell wall synthase accessory phosphoprotein MacP, giving the protein MGRPLLTDEIIERANRGEIFYDDNYLEDDEETKVIRTDQYDTLTSYDPYEDYEDSRGVLDKWKDRKKDDQHVYKSRRIENAKRSKFQRKLNMIMFVVVVLLIALFFAVFNL; this is encoded by the coding sequence ATGGGTAGACCACTTTTAACAGACGAGATAATCGAACGTGCTAACCGTGGTGAAATCTTTTATGATGATAATTACTTAGAAGATGATGAAGAAACGAAGGTCATCCGAACAGACCAGTATGACACCTTGACTAGCTATGATCCTTATGAGGATTATGAAGACTCTCGTGGTGTTTTGGACAAATGGAAAGACCGCAAAAAAGACGATCAGCATGTTTACAAAAGTCGTCGAATTGAAAATGCGAAACGCAGTAAATTTCAACGAAAACTTAACATGATTATGTTTGTAGTTGTTGTTTTATTGATTGCACTCTTTTTCGCAGTATTTAATCTATAA
- the rplK gene encoding 50S ribosomal protein L11, protein MAKKVEKVVKLQIPAGKATPAPPVGPALGQAGINIMGFTKEFNARTADQAGMIIPVVISVYEDKSFDFVTKTPPASVLLKKAAGVEKGSGTPNTTKVATVTRAQVQEIAETKMPDLNAANVESAMRMIEGTARSMGFTVVD, encoded by the coding sequence ATGGCTAAAAAAGTCGAAAAAGTTGTTAAACTTCAAATTCCTGCTGGTAAAGCTACACCAGCTCCACCGGTTGGACCAGCTCTTGGTCAAGCAGGTATCAACATCATGGGATTCACTAAAGAATTCAACGCTCGTACAGCTGATCAAGCTGGTATGATCATCCCAGTTGTTATCTCAGTATATGAAGACAAATCATTTGATTTCGTAACTAAAACACCACCAGCTTCAGTTCTTTTGAAAAAAGCTGCAGGTGTTGAAAAAGGTTCAGGAACACCTAACACAACTAAAGTTGCAACAGTTACTCGTGCACAAGTACAAGAAATTGCTGAAACTAAAATGCCAGACTTAAACGCTGCAAATGTTGAATCTGCAATGCGTATGATTGAAGGTACTGCTCGTTCTATGGGATTCACTGTTGTTGACTAA
- the pyrH gene encoding UMP kinase: MEPKYKRILIKLSGEALAGEKGVGIDIETVKTIAKEIAEVHSSGVEIALVIGGGNLWRGEPAAAAGMDRVQADYTGMLGTVMNALVMADSLQQNGVDTRVQTSIPMQNVAEPYIRGRALRHLEKNRIVIFAAGIGSPYFSTDTTAALRAAEIDAEAILMAKNGVDGVYNADPKKDANAVKFDELTHGEVIKRGLKIMDATASTLSMDNDIDLVVFNMNQAGNIKRVVFGEAIGTTVSNKAEHHDN; encoded by the coding sequence GTGGAACCTAAGTATAAACGTATTTTAATTAAATTATCTGGTGAAGCGTTAGCTGGTGAAAAAGGTGTCGGAATCGACATTGAAACTGTTAAAACTATCGCAAAAGAAATTGCTGAAGTACATAGTTCAGGTGTAGAAATTGCTTTGGTTATTGGTGGTGGAAACCTTTGGCGCGGTGAACCAGCTGCTGCAGCTGGTATGGACCGTGTTCAAGCTGACTACACAGGTATGCTTGGAACAGTTATGAACGCTCTTGTTATGGCTGATAGCCTTCAACAAAATGGTGTTGATACACGTGTTCAAACATCAATCCCAATGCAAAACGTTGCTGAACCATACATCCGTGGTCGTGCGCTTCGTCACCTTGAAAAAAATCGCATCGTGATTTTTGCTGCTGGTATCGGCTCACCTTACTTCTCAACTGATACAACAGCTGCTCTTCGTGCCGCTGAAATCGACGCTGAAGCTATCTTGATGGCTAAAAATGGTGTTGACGGTGTTTACAACGCCGATCCTAAGAAAGATGCTAATGCTGTCAAATTTGATGAATTGACACACGGTGAAGTCATCAAACGTGGTCTTAAAATCATGGACGCAACTGCATCAACACTTTCAATGGACAACGATATTGATTTGGTTGTCTTCAACATGAACCAAGCTGGTAATATTAAACGTGTTGTCTTTGGTGAAGCTATCGGTACAACCGTTTCAAATAAAGCTGAACACCACGACAACTAA
- the glmU gene encoding bifunctional UDP-N-acetylglucosamine diphosphorylase/glucosamine-1-phosphate N-acetyltransferase GlmU: MSNYAIILAAGKGTRMKSDLPKVLHKVSGITMLEHVFRAVSALNPEKNVTVIGHKAEMVREVLAGKSEFVMQTEQLGTGHAVMMAEDELAGLEGQTLVIAGDTPLITGESLKELIEFHVSHKNVATILTATAENPFGYGRIIRNENGEVLKIVEQKDASEFERQVKEINTGTYVFDNKRLFEALKNINTNNAQGEYYLTDVISIFRNAGEKVGAYVLHDFDESLGVNDRVALSTAEDIMRRRINKKHMVNGVTFQNPAATYIDVDVEIAPDVMIEANVTLKGNTKVGAGSVLTNGTYLVDSTIGENVVITNSMIEKSVVKDGVTIGPFAHVRPDSTLEEKVHVGNFVEVKSSTVGKGTKAGHLTYIGNTTTGHDVNFGAGTIIANYDGQHKFNTTIGNNVFVGSNSTIISPVTLGDNALTAAGSTIYQDVEKDALAIGRGRQVNKAGYALNKPHHPNNKK; the protein is encoded by the coding sequence ATGTCAAATTATGCAATTATTTTAGCAGCTGGTAAAGGAACACGTATGAAATCTGACCTTCCTAAGGTCCTTCATAAAGTTTCTGGCATTACCATGTTAGAACACGTTTTCCGTGCGGTATCAGCTTTGAATCCAGAAAAAAATGTGACTGTTATTGGACATAAAGCCGAAATGGTTCGTGAAGTTTTAGCTGGCAAATCAGAATTTGTCATGCAAACTGAACAACTTGGAACTGGTCATGCTGTCATGATGGCAGAAGATGAGTTGGCTGGTCTTGAAGGGCAAACACTTGTTATTGCAGGTGACACACCACTTATTACTGGTGAAAGCTTGAAAGAATTGATTGAGTTTCACGTTAGCCACAAAAACGTTGCGACTATCTTAACAGCAACAGCTGAAAATCCATTTGGTTACGGACGTATCATCCGCAACGAAAATGGTGAAGTGCTTAAAATCGTTGAACAAAAAGACGCTTCTGAATTTGAACGCCAAGTTAAAGAAATCAATACAGGAACTTACGTTTTTGATAACAAACGTTTATTTGAAGCTCTTAAAAACATCAACACAAACAACGCTCAAGGTGAGTACTACTTGACAGATGTTATCTCAATTTTCCGTAACGCTGGTGAAAAAGTTGGTGCTTATGTTCTTCATGATTTTGATGAAAGTCTTGGTGTTAATGACCGCGTGGCACTTTCTACTGCAGAAGATATCATGCGTCGTCGCATCAACAAAAAACATATGGTTAATGGTGTTACTTTCCAAAATCCAGCAGCAACTTACATCGATGTTGACGTTGAAATCGCTCCTGATGTGATGATTGAAGCCAACGTTACCCTTAAAGGAAATACAAAAGTTGGCGCAGGTTCTGTTTTGACAAATGGAACATACCTTGTTGATTCAACAATCGGTGAAAATGTGGTTATCACAAACTCTATGATTGAAAAATCAGTGGTTAAAGATGGTGTTACCATTGGTCCATTTGCTCATGTACGTCCTGATTCAACACTTGAAGAAAAAGTTCACGTTGGTAACTTCGTTGAAGTGAAATCATCAACAGTTGGTAAAGGAACAAAAGCAGGTCACTTGACTTACATTGGAAATACAACAACTGGACACGATGTTAACTTCGGAGCTGGTACTATTATTGCTAACTACGACGGACAACACAAATTCAACACAACTATTGGAAATAATGTCTTTGTTGGAAGTAACTCAACAATCATTTCTCCAGTAACTTTGGGTGATAATGCCCTCACAGCAGCTGGTTCAACAATTTATCAAGATGTTGAAAAAGATGCTCTTGCTATTGGACGTGGTCGTCAAGTTAATAAAGCAGGTTATGCCCTTAACAAACCACACCACCCAAATAACAAAAAATAA
- the rplA gene encoding 50S ribosomal protein L1 has translation MAKKSKQMRAALEKIDSTKAYSVEEAVALAKETNFAKFDASVEVAYKLNIDVRKADQQIRGAMVLPNGTGKTQRVLVFARGAKAEEAKAAGADFVGEDDLVAKINDGWLDFDVVIATPDMMAIVGRLGRVLGPRNLMPNPKTGTVTMDVAKAVEESKGGKITYRADKAGNVQAIIGKVSFDADKLVENFKAIHEVMVKSKPATAKGTYMTNLSITTTQGVGIKVDPSSF, from the coding sequence ATGGCTAAAAAAAGCAAACAAATGCGTGCTGCACTTGAAAAAATCGACAGCACTAAAGCTTACAGCGTAGAAGAAGCTGTAGCTCTTGCAAAAGAAACTAACTTCGCAAAATTTGATGCATCTGTAGAAGTTGCATACAAACTTAACATTGACGTTCGTAAAGCAGACCAACAAATCCGTGGTGCAATGGTATTGCCAAACGGTACTGGTAAAACACAACGTGTTCTTGTATTCGCACGTGGTGCTAAAGCTGAAGAAGCTAAAGCTGCTGGTGCAGACTTCGTTGGTGAAGACGATCTTGTTGCTAAAATCAACGACGGTTGGCTTGACTTTGACGTAGTTATCGCTACACCAGACATGATGGCTATCGTTGGACGTCTTGGACGTGTCCTTGGACCTCGTAACCTTATGCCAAACCCTAAAACTGGTACAGTAACTATGGACGTTGCTAAAGCAGTTGAAGAATCTAAAGGTGGTAAAATCACTTACCGTGCTGACAAAGCAGGTAACGTACAAGCTATCATCGGTAAAGTATCATTCGACGCAGACAAATTGGTTGAAAACTTCAAAGCTATCCACGAAGTTATGGTAAAATCTAAACCAGCTACTGCTAAAGGTACTTACATGACTAACTTGTCAATCACTACTACACAAGGTGTAGGTATCAAAGTAGATCCAAGCTCATTCTAA
- a CDS encoding 5'-methylthioadenosine/adenosylhomocysteine nucleosidase, translated as MKIGIIAAMEEELKLLVENLGDKTEHDVLGNTYYEGKLGNHQVVLVQSGIGKVMSAMSVAILSDHFGVDAVINTGSAGAVASGLKIGDVVVADKLVYHDVDVTAFGYDYGQMAAQPLYFESDQNFVKTFEQVLTEANIDSKIGLIATGDSFIAGQDKIDAIKARFPEVQAVEMEGAAIAQAAHNLHKPFIVVRAMSDTAAHDANITFDEFILEAGKQSAKILMTFLEKLA; from the coding sequence ATGAAAATTGGAATTATTGCCGCAATGGAAGAAGAACTAAAACTTCTTGTTGAAAATCTTGGTGACAAAACAGAACATGATGTTTTGGGAAACACTTACTATGAAGGTAAGCTAGGCAACCATCAAGTTGTCCTTGTTCAATCAGGTATTGGTAAAGTTATGTCAGCTATGTCAGTTGCCATTCTTTCTGACCATTTTGGCGTTGATGCTGTGATTAATACTGGTTCAGCGGGTGCAGTAGCTTCTGGTTTGAAGATTGGTGACGTTGTTGTTGCTGACAAATTAGTCTACCACGACGTTGATGTGACAGCTTTTGGTTATGATTACGGTCAAATGGCTGCGCAACCACTTTATTTTGAATCAGACCAAAACTTTGTTAAAACATTTGAACAAGTGTTAACGGAAGCTAACATTGATAGCAAAATTGGTTTGATTGCGACAGGTGATTCATTTATTGCTGGGCAAGATAAAATCGATGCGATTAAAGCACGCTTCCCAGAAGTTCAAGCTGTTGAAATGGAAGGAGCTGCGATTGCGCAAGCTGCTCACAATTTGCACAAACCATTCATCGTTGTTCGTGCTATGTCAGATACGGCTGCGCATGATGCCAATATTACATTTGATGAATTCATCTTGGAAGCTGGTAAACAATCAGCAAAAATCTTGATGACATTTCTTGAAAAATTAGCTTAA
- a CDS encoding DNA translocase FtsK, which yields MAKSKSRRKGRKTRRPTKAEIKKQKALERFILAIVTTVIFFFAMARLGIFGITVYNLVRLAVGSLAYVLMVAVLLYFLGFKWFHKQAGLIGGFVVTMIGLLLEWHAYLFSLSAFRGKEIFSTTASLIFSDLVKFKVTKFVGGGMFGAVLYKPVAFLFSNVGTFLIGGLFIILGLFLMSPWEVYDLIDFFKEKSQEWAAKHEIRKQKRFVKREEKRALAEQKRQEKAQKAEEERLAQLTVDQETGEILDGPDDNEASLFDNIPAENAAVEPEILAYEHVPEGLKEAASEENLEPEVTPAEQEMLDQEDDGEPLEVDFTAKANLLYKLPTIDLFAPDKPKNQSKEKNIVRRNIKVLEDTFNSFGIDVKVERAEIGPSVTKYEVKPAVGVRVNRISNLADDLALALAAKDVRIEAPIPGKSLVGIEVPNSEIATVTFRELWEQADTDPNKLLEVPLGKAVNGTARTFDLARMPHLLVAGSTGSGKSVAVNGIIASILMKARPDQVKFMMIDPKMVELSVYNDIPHLLIPVVTNPRKAARALQKVVDEMENRYELFSHFGVRNIAGYNAKVEEFNAQSEQKQIPLPLIVVIVDELADLMMVASKEVEDAIIRLGQKARAAGIHMILATQRPSVDVISGLIKANVPSRVAFAVSSGTDSRTILDENGAEKLLGRGDMLFKPIDENHPVRLQGSFISDDDVERIVGFIKNQADADYDDSFDPGEVSESDLKSGGGGGSQEGDPLFEDAKALVLETQKASASMLQRRLSVGFNRATRLMDELEAAGVIGPAEGTKPRKVLMTNPNPEAQ from the coding sequence ATGGCAAAATCAAAAAGTAGAAGAAAAGGTCGTAAAACACGGCGACCGACAAAAGCAGAAATAAAAAAACAAAAGGCACTGGAACGCTTTATTTTAGCAATTGTGACAACGGTTATTTTTTTCTTTGCGATGGCTCGCTTGGGAATCTTTGGGATAACGGTTTACAATCTTGTGAGACTAGCAGTAGGAAGCTTGGCTTACGTGTTGATGGTTGCAGTCCTACTCTATTTTCTTGGATTTAAGTGGTTTCACAAGCAGGCTGGACTTATTGGCGGTTTTGTGGTGACCATGATTGGTCTCTTATTAGAATGGCATGCTTACCTTTTTTCACTATCAGCCTTTCGTGGCAAGGAAATCTTCTCCACAACAGCTAGTTTGATTTTTAGCGATTTGGTCAAGTTCAAAGTCACTAAATTTGTTGGTGGCGGTATGTTTGGTGCTGTTTTATACAAACCCGTTGCTTTTCTTTTTTCAAATGTTGGCACATTTTTGATTGGGGGACTTTTCATCATTCTTGGACTCTTTTTGATGAGTCCTTGGGAAGTTTATGACCTCATTGATTTCTTCAAAGAAAAATCACAAGAGTGGGCTGCCAAACATGAAATCAGAAAGCAAAAACGCTTTGTCAAACGTGAGGAAAAACGTGCGCTTGCCGAGCAAAAACGTCAAGAAAAAGCTCAAAAAGCCGAAGAAGAACGTTTGGCTCAGTTGACGGTTGATCAAGAGACTGGTGAGATTTTAGATGGTCCAGATGACAATGAAGCATCGTTGTTTGACAATATTCCAGCTGAAAATGCTGCAGTTGAACCTGAAATTTTGGCTTATGAGCATGTGCCAGAAGGTTTGAAAGAAGCAGCTTCTGAAGAAAATCTTGAACCAGAAGTGACACCAGCTGAGCAAGAAATGCTTGATCAAGAAGATGATGGGGAACCATTGGAAGTTGATTTCACAGCTAAGGCAAATCTTCTTTATAAGCTTCCTACCATTGATTTATTTGCACCTGATAAGCCGAAGAATCAGTCAAAAGAAAAAAACATTGTCCGTAGAAATATCAAGGTCTTGGAAGATACCTTTAATAGTTTTGGAATTGATGTCAAGGTTGAACGAGCTGAAATCGGTCCGTCAGTTACAAAATACGAAGTGAAACCAGCCGTTGGTGTGCGTGTTAACCGCATTTCAAACTTGGCTGACGATTTAGCACTGGCCCTTGCAGCAAAAGACGTTCGTATTGAAGCACCGATTCCAGGTAAATCGTTAGTTGGTATTGAGGTACCAAACTCAGAGATTGCTACAGTTACTTTCCGTGAGCTTTGGGAACAAGCAGACACAGATCCAAATAAACTTCTTGAAGTCCCACTTGGTAAGGCTGTTAATGGAACTGCTCGTACCTTTGACCTCGCTCGTATGCCTCACTTACTTGTGGCAGGTTCTACAGGTTCAGGTAAATCTGTTGCCGTCAACGGTATCATTGCAAGTATTTTGATGAAAGCACGCCCAGACCAAGTCAAGTTTATGATGATTGACCCTAAAATGGTTGAGTTGTCTGTTTATAATGACATTCCACACTTGCTAATTCCTGTGGTAACCAATCCACGAAAAGCAGCGCGTGCGCTTCAAAAAGTGGTTGATGAAATGGAAAATCGTTACGAACTCTTCAGTCATTTTGGTGTGCGAAATATCGCAGGATACAATGCCAAGGTTGAAGAATTTAATGCACAGTCAGAGCAAAAACAAATTCCATTGCCACTTATCGTGGTTATCGTCGATGAACTTGCTGACTTGATGATGGTTGCCAGCAAAGAAGTGGAAGATGCGATTATTCGTTTGGGACAAAAGGCGCGTGCAGCAGGTATTCACATGATTCTTGCGACACAACGTCCATCTGTAGATGTCATCAGCGGTTTGATTAAGGCAAACGTGCCATCACGTGTAGCCTTTGCCGTATCATCAGGAACTGATAGTCGTACGATTTTAGATGAAAATGGTGCTGAAAAACTTCTTGGACGTGGTGATATGCTCTTTAAACCAATTGATGAAAATCACCCTGTTCGTTTGCAAGGTTCATTTATATCAGATGATGATGTTGAACGTATTGTTGGCTTTATCAAAAATCAAGCTGACGCAGATTACGATGATAGTTTTGATCCAGGTGAAGTGTCTGAATCTGATTTGAAATCAGGTGGAGGCGGTGGCTCACAAGAAGGTGACCCACTCTTTGAAGATGCTAAAGCTTTGGTTCTTGAAACTCAAAAGGCAAGCGCCTCAATGCTCCAACGTCGTTTGTCAGTCGGATTTAACCGTGCGACTCGCTTGATGGATGAATTAGAAGCAGCAGGAGTCATCGGACCAGCCGAAGGAACAAAACCACGTAAAGTTCTAATGACCAATCCAAACCCAGAAGCACAATAA
- a CDS encoding DUF3397 domain-containing protein produces MMMYKLFSFSFIFLTPIFAYILVKFFNLKRFGILFTDLAFPLFAFEIALVVNKFLDSSVFFYYLICLSLLALSLTAFFLKRNHSFSYRRFGKFFWRSGFIVTFIFYIIVLILVFTLA; encoded by the coding sequence ATGATGATGTACAAATTATTTTCCTTTTCTTTTATCTTTTTAACACCTATTTTTGCTTATATTCTTGTTAAATTTTTCAATTTAAAACGTTTTGGAATTCTCTTTACTGACCTTGCTTTTCCACTTTTTGCGTTTGAGATTGCTTTGGTCGTTAATAAATTTTTAGATAGCAGTGTTTTCTTTTACTATTTAATCTGTTTATCCTTACTGGCGCTTAGCTTAACCGCATTTTTCTTAAAGAGAAATCACTCATTTTCTTACCGTCGTTTTGGTAAATTTTTCTGGCGTTCAGGTTTTATCGTCACATTTATTTTTTACATTATTGTTTTAATTTTAGTTTTTACACTTGCATAA
- a CDS encoding peptidylprolyl isomerase — MKKLLSLGLTVVCLATLSGCENMTRAIRGNDYVDAKTAASSSAAQASASASSSKAYQKKIKKALQADASAFPQLSTEVAQNEAEVIMHTSKGDITIKLFPKHAPLAVENFLTHAKKGYYDSLLFHRVISDFMIQSGDPKGNGTGGESIWKGKDKKIDSGNGFANEISPYLYNIRGALAMANAGADTNGSQFFINQNPADQSSQLSSDSYPKAIIDAYTKGGNPSLDKKYTVFGQVIDGMDVVDAISKVDTDSNDKPTSDITITKIDIVKDYNFK, encoded by the coding sequence ATGAAAAAACTATTGTCACTTGGTTTAACCGTCGTCTGCTTGGCTACTTTATCTGGTTGTGAAAACATGACCCGAGCCATTCGTGGAAATGATTATGTCGATGCTAAGACAGCAGCAAGTTCTTCTGCCGCGCAAGCCAGTGCCAGCGCATCATCATCAAAAGCATACCAAAAAAAGATTAAAAAAGCTCTTCAGGCAGATGCATCTGCTTTTCCTCAATTATCAACAGAGGTTGCTCAAAATGAAGCTGAAGTCATCATGCATACCTCTAAAGGTGACATTACCATTAAACTATTTCCAAAACATGCACCACTTGCCGTGGAAAATTTCCTAACTCATGCTAAGAAAGGCTACTACGACAGTCTTCTATTTCACCGCGTGATTTCTGATTTTATGATTCAGTCTGGTGACCCTAAAGGAAACGGCACAGGAGGAGAGTCTATCTGGAAAGGTAAAGACAAGAAAATCGATTCTGGTAATGGTTTTGCTAACGAAATCTCACCTTACCTCTATAACATCCGAGGAGCTCTTGCTATGGCAAATGCTGGTGCTGATACCAATGGTAGTCAATTTTTCATCAACCAAAATCCAGCTGACCAATCTAGTCAGCTCTCAAGCGACAGCTATCCAAAAGCAATCATTGACGCTTATACCAAAGGTGGTAACCCAAGCTTAGATAAAAAATATACTGTATTTGGACAAGTTATCGATGGTATGGATGTTGTTGATGCTATCTCTAAAGTAGATACTGATAGCAACGACAAACCAACTAGCGATATTACCATTACTAAGATTGACATTGTCAAAGATTACAACTTTAAATAA